A region from the Ignavibacteriota bacterium genome encodes:
- a CDS encoding EboA domain-containing protein, whose protein sequence is MNTVHFQANLSATKEFLFRLISKNVTTDANTWLQSVTDETQTERRKYLAFSMAPRHTGKSQLTLSEAELTEAKNIRKNWRPELWSAEQATRVLILLSFFNGDFGAFKKTLDTLFLSADVGELVALYSSLPLLPNPTEFAARASEGVRTNMTSVFDAVVLNNPYPSEYLSEQAWNQMVLKAIFVGRPLYKIIGLDERRNPELARMVSDFAHERWAAGRTVTPEAWRLVAPFLQTNESLQNDLKKVENDSNHLQQKAAALVLREAGISSTRIEDTRSWQTLADEWYSK, encoded by the coding sequence ATGAACACCGTACACTTCCAAGCCAACCTTTCTGCAACCAAAGAATTTCTTTTCCGGTTGATTTCAAAAAATGTAACCACCGATGCAAATACGTGGCTTCAATCTGTAACGGACGAAACCCAAACAGAACGACGCAAGTATCTTGCATTTAGCATGGCGCCGAGACATACGGGAAAGTCTCAACTCACGCTCAGTGAAGCGGAACTTACGGAAGCGAAGAACATCAGGAAGAATTGGCGACCGGAATTATGGTCTGCCGAGCAAGCAACTCGTGTTCTGATTCTTCTTTCATTCTTCAATGGAGATTTTGGAGCGTTCAAAAAAACACTCGACACGTTGTTCCTTTCGGCAGATGTCGGAGAACTTGTCGCGCTGTATTCAAGTCTGCCCCTTCTTCCGAACCCGACTGAATTTGCTGCACGTGCATCGGAAGGTGTTCGCACCAACATGACAAGCGTGTTCGATGCAGTAGTTCTGAACAATCCGTATCCTTCAGAATATTTAAGTGAGCAAGCATGGAATCAAATGGTGTTGAAAGCGATTTTTGTCGGTCGCCCGTTGTACAAAATCATCGGGCTTGACGAACGGAGAAATCCTGAACTTGCCCGAATGGTTTCTGATTTTGCACACGAGCGATGGGCGGCAGGCAGGACCGTAACTCCCGAAGCATGGCGACTCGTTGCGCCGTTTCTGCAAACCAATGAATCACTTCAAAACGATTTGAAGAAAGTGGAGAACGATAGCAATCACCTTCAACAGAAAGCCGCCGCATTGGTACTGAGGGAAGCGGGAATTTCTTCCACTCGAATTGAAGACACAAGGAGTTGGCAGACACTTGCCGATGAATGGTACTCTAAATAA
- a CDS encoding TatD family hydrolase: MNTQPLKFIDPHVHMSSRTTDDYEAMHKAGIVAVIEPAFWQGQLRTSVGSFRDYFSSLIGWERFRASQFGIKHYCTIGLNSKEANNEALSEEVMEILPLFVCKDGVVGVGEIGYDDQTAAEDKYFRAQIELAKEVNLPIQIHTPHRDKKAGTSRSMDVCNEHKVDPSLVIVDHNNEETVKEVLDRGFWAAFTLYPFTKMGPERMVEIVHQYGSRHIMINSAADWGISDPLAMPKTAAMMLERGIPREHVIDVCYNNALAAFSQSGQMREEDWLNPQEINRLEKFGGNTVLRGGQPTQVEATSRVK, from the coding sequence ATGAACACTCAACCTTTGAAATTTATTGACCCGCATGTTCACATGAGTTCACGAACGACGGACGATTACGAAGCAATGCATAAAGCAGGAATTGTTGCAGTCATCGAGCCGGCGTTCTGGCAGGGACAACTTCGTACGTCGGTCGGTTCCTTCCGCGATTATTTCAGCAGTCTGATTGGATGGGAACGGTTCCGAGCAAGTCAGTTCGGCATCAAACATTATTGTACGATTGGACTCAACTCGAAAGAGGCGAACAATGAAGCGCTTTCGGAGGAAGTCATGGAAATTCTTCCCCTCTTTGTTTGCAAAGATGGCGTTGTCGGTGTGGGCGAGATTGGTTACGATGACCAAACGGCGGCTGAGGATAAATATTTCCGCGCACAGATTGAACTCGCGAAAGAAGTGAATCTTCCGATTCAAATTCACACGCCGCACCGTGATAAAAAAGCAGGCACATCCCGAAGCATGGACGTATGCAACGAACATAAAGTTGACCCATCGCTCGTTATCGTTGACCACAACAATGAAGAGACGGTGAAGGAAGTTCTTGACCGCGGATTCTGGGCGGCGTTCACGTTGTATCCATTCACGAAGATGGGACCAGAGCGAATGGTTGAGATTGTCCATCAGTACGGAAGTCGCCACATCATGATTAACAGCGCCGCAGATTGGGGAATCAGCGACCCGCTTGCCATGCCGAAAACAGCAGCGATGATGCTCGAACGTGGAATTCCCCGCGAACATGTGATTGATGTTTGTTACAACAACGCGCTTGCCGCGTTTAGTCAGAGCGGACAGATGCGCGAAGAGGACTGGCTCAATCCTCAGGAAATAAATCGGCTTGAAAAGTTTGGTGGCAATACGGTTCTGCGCGGCGGTCAGCCAACGCAAGTCGAGGCGACATCAAGAGTGAAATAA
- the eboC gene encoding UbiA-like protein EboC (EboC, a homolog the polyprenyltransferase UbiA, belongs to system of proteins involved in the trafficking of precursor metabolites to an extracytoplasmic compartment so that the biosynthesis of certain natural products, such as scytonemin, can be completed.) yields MKLISFLRLARPANILTAIADIMLGYAVSGLVSYSSTSLDFSIAEYQSFIFLILSTIGLYGGGIVFNDVFDAELDARERPERLIPSGKVSKISAIIFGVILFLGAIISASQISTTSVVISFIIIGLSLFYDAIGKHLFFGPINMGLCRAMNLLLGMSAVPSALSTHWYVALIPLLYISSVTMFSRSEVQGGGRSTLVFGFVINILITISVLIFSVISLHTILGTLPFLFFFFLFTNIPLVKAIKEPSANQIRNAVRAGVIGLILLDASIAVSFGGWGYALMIVLLLPVSIFLSKRFAVT; encoded by the coding sequence GTGAAACTCATTTCGTTCCTCCGCCTCGCGCGCCCGGCGAATATTCTCACCGCAATCGCGGACATCATGCTTGGGTATGCGGTATCCGGATTAGTTTCTTATTCCTCTACTTCGCTTGATTTTTCGATTGCAGAATATCAATCTTTCATCTTTCTGATTCTTTCTACAATTGGATTGTATGGAGGGGGAATTGTTTTCAATGATGTCTTCGATGCAGAACTTGATGCACGCGAGAGACCCGAACGGCTAATTCCGAGCGGGAAGGTTTCAAAAATATCTGCAATAATTTTTGGAGTGATACTTTTCCTTGGAGCGATAATTTCAGCAAGTCAGATTTCGACGACGAGTGTAGTTATTTCATTCATCATCATTGGTTTGTCTCTTTTCTATGATGCCATTGGGAAGCACTTGTTTTTCGGACCAATCAACATGGGGCTGTGTCGTGCGATGAATTTGTTATTGGGAATGAGCGCTGTTCCATCCGCATTGAGTACGCATTGGTATGTTGCATTGATTCCGCTTTTATATATTTCTTCCGTCACGATGTTCAGTCGTAGCGAAGTTCAAGGAGGTGGTAGGTCAACTCTTGTTTTCGGGTTTGTGATAAATATCCTTATCACAATTTCTGTACTTATTTTTTCAGTGATTTCATTACATACTATTCTGGGAACACTCCCATTTTTGTTTTTCTTTTTCCTGTTTACAAACATTCCGCTTGTGAAAGCAATTAAAGAGCCATCAGCGAATCAAATAAGAAACGCCGTGCGAGCCGGAGTGATTGGGTTGATATTGTTAGATGCTTCCATCGCCGTAAGTTTCGGAGGATGGGGTTATGCGCTGATGATAGTTTTATTACTTCCCGTTTCAATTTTTCTTTCCAAAAGATTTGCTGTAACCTGA
- a CDS encoding 3-dehydroquinate synthase produces the protein MKTLQQSFSVAFQYPVHFTQGIFQQENPLIRNIFSANLNGYAKRKVFVVIDDGVQKCFPTLHQEIKNYFSTFNGSIELCGEPLIIPGGEFSKNDNGLARQIIKAINDFGIDRHSYVIAIGGGAMLDLVGFAAAIAHRGIRHIRIPTTVLSQNDSGVGVKNGINAFGKKNFLGTFVPPYAVINDSQFLTSLHDRDWRSGIAEAIKVALIKDASFFKYIEEHTTQLLSRDMATMEQVIYHCAELHLNHIRSGDPFELGTSRPLDFGHWSAHKLEQLTLYSIRHGEAVALGIALDSTYSYLSGMLPERELEKILSLLKTLKFELYIPEMSFHLEDEQHPLNMMNGLNEFREHLGGVLTIMLLEQIGRGVEVHEMNLSKIREAVRLLEARSK, from the coding sequence ATGAAAACACTTCAACAGTCATTTTCCGTCGCCTTTCAGTATCCTGTACATTTTACTCAGGGAATTTTTCAGCAGGAAAATCCTCTCATCAGGAACATCTTCTCGGCAAATCTGAACGGATATGCTAAAAGAAAAGTGTTTGTTGTGATTGATGACGGCGTGCAGAAATGTTTTCCTACACTCCATCAGGAAATCAAAAACTATTTTTCAACCTTTAACGGAAGCATTGAATTATGCGGTGAACCGCTTATAATTCCCGGCGGTGAGTTTTCCAAGAACGATAACGGATTAGCCCGTCAAATCATTAAGGCGATTAATGATTTTGGCATTGACAGACATTCGTATGTCATAGCAATCGGCGGCGGAGCGATGCTTGACCTTGTTGGGTTTGCGGCGGCGATTGCACACAGGGGAATCCGACACATCAGAATTCCGACAACCGTTCTTTCGCAAAATGATTCCGGCGTTGGAGTGAAGAACGGTATCAATGCATTCGGGAAGAAAAATTTTCTCGGTACGTTTGTTCCGCCGTATGCTGTCATCAACGATAGTCAGTTTCTTACTTCATTGCATGACAGAGATTGGCGTTCAGGAATTGCCGAAGCAATTAAAGTCGCGTTGATTAAAGATGCATCGTTCTTCAAATACATAGAAGAACACACAACTCAATTGCTTTCCCGCGATATGGCAACGATGGAACAGGTGATTTATCATTGTGCCGAGTTGCATTTGAATCATATCAGAAGCGGCGACCCGTTCGAGTTGGGAACTTCGCGCCCGTTAGATTTCGGTCATTGGTCGGCGCACAAACTTGAGCAACTCACGTTGTATTCGATTCGACACGGAGAGGCAGTCGCGCTTGGCATCGCGCTCGACTCGACGTATTCATATTTGTCAGGCATGTTACCGGAGAGAGAGTTGGAAAAAATTCTCTCGTTGCTTAAGACATTGAAATTTGAATTATACATTCCCGAAATGTCATTCCATCTTGAAGATGAGCAACATCCGTTGAACATGATGAACGGACTGAACGAGTTCCGGGAACATCTCGGCGGCGTATTGACGATTATGTTGTTGGAACAAATCGGAAGGGGCGTGGAAGTGCATGAAATGAATTTATCGAAAATCAGAGAAGCGGTTCGCTTACTTGAAGCGCGCTCGAAGTGA
- the eboE gene encoding metabolite traffic protein EboE has product MLIQNDYHLTYCTNTHTGETWSEVFQSLKDYLPFIKSSVAPEQPFGVGLRLSNIASVQLLQGDLLNQFSEWLYENNLYVFTINGFPYGDFHGGTVKEKVYLPDWTNHKRVYYTKRLFTILARLLPKEIDGGISTVPISYKRWFNENESVIQQTFNASTKNILSVVKHLHEIHLQTGKILHLDIEPEPDCLIETTAEFISFFQERLLPAGHEFFKNKLNNSESTIEELIRRHVRMCYDICHQAVEFETPSEVFKQLSEAGISIGKIQITSALSAKIVPGEELIFKLLQPFAESMYLHQTTIQDRSGTLERHADLSAGIERLLRVESGELRTHFHVPIFMTEYGGLTSTQNEIVQVLNELKNTHHTNHFEVETYTWDVLPKSQRINLRDSIVRELQWVKEQFEKKE; this is encoded by the coding sequence ATGCTCATTCAAAACGATTATCATCTTACCTACTGCACCAACACTCACACCGGAGAAACATGGAGCGAAGTATTTCAAAGTTTGAAGGATTATCTTCCGTTCATCAAATCTTCCGTCGCGCCGGAACAGCCTTTTGGCGTAGGACTTCGCCTCTCTAATATTGCAAGCGTACAACTTCTTCAGGGAGATTTACTCAATCAATTTTCCGAATGGCTGTATGAAAACAATCTTTATGTTTTTACCATCAACGGTTTTCCCTACGGCGATTTTCACGGCGGCACGGTAAAAGAAAAAGTCTACCTTCCTGACTGGACGAATCATAAACGTGTCTATTACACGAAACGGTTGTTTACAATACTCGCACGTCTTCTTCCGAAAGAGATAGATGGCGGAATTTCCACTGTCCCGATTTCTTACAAACGATGGTTCAACGAAAATGAAAGCGTCATACAACAAACCTTTAACGCATCAACGAAGAATATTCTCTCAGTCGTTAAACATCTTCACGAGATTCATCTTCAGACAGGAAAAATTCTTCATCTCGATATTGAGCCGGAGCCGGATTGTTTGATTGAAACGACGGCGGAGTTTATCAGTTTCTTTCAGGAACGATTGTTGCCCGCTGGCCATGAATTTTTCAAAAACAAACTCAACAACTCCGAATCAACTATTGAGGAACTTATCAGACGACATGTGCGGATGTGCTACGATATTTGCCATCAGGCGGTTGAGTTTGAAACGCCTTCGGAGGTTTTCAAGCAACTCAGCGAAGCGGGAATTTCAATCGGTAAAATTCAAATCACTTCCGCGCTCAGTGCAAAAATTGTTCCCGGTGAAGAATTAATCTTTAAACTGTTGCAACCGTTTGCCGAGTCCATGTATCTCCATCAGACAACAATACAGGATAGAAGCGGAACGCTCGAACGTCACGCCGACCTTTCGGCAGGAATTGAACGACTTCTCAGAGTCGAATCTGGTGAATTGAGAACGCATTTCCATGTTCCAATCTTCATGACTGAATATGGCGGATTAACTTCCACGCAGAATGAAATCGTACAAGTGTTGAACGAGTTAAAGAACACGCACCACACAAATCATTTCGAAGTAGAAACGTACACATGGGATGTTCTTCCGAAATCACAGCGGATAAATCTTCGCGACTCGATTGTGCGTGAATTGCAATGGGTGAAAGAACAATTCGAGAAGAAGGAATGA